The Nitrospira sp. CR1.1 DNA window CAACCACGAGAATGCCAGCCATTATCTGGCGCTCCTCGGTGGAACCGTTGGCGCGATTGCGCTCGTCGGCTATCTCTACCGCGTGCAAACCCTCTACAAGGTCGGGACATCTAACACCATTTCCATTTTCAGCGCCGCCCTCCTACTCACGCTTGGTCTCGGTATTCTCAGCGCCCGCCCGAACCGAGGGTTCATGTCCACCCTGACAAGCGAACATCTCGGAGCCGTGATGTTGCGGCGCCTCCTCCCCTTCGCCATTGCCCTGCCGATTCTCGCCGGATGGATTCGTATCGCCGCTCAGCGGTCAGGCCGCTACGACTTCAATTTCGGAGTGGCGTTGGCGGTGGCTGGGGTCATGTTGATCATGCTGGCCTTTCTGTGGTTTCTCGCCGGCAACCTCAACCGCACCGACCGCCAAAAAAAACATATTCTGCAAATACTTCAACAACGCGAAGCCCGACATCGTCTGGCGCTGAAAGCCGGCCGCATGGGCACCTTCCACCAGGACCTTGACCGCCAGACATTGGTCTTTTCGCCCGAACTGGAGAGCATTTTCGGATTGCCCGCGATGACGTTCGGCAGCACCTTCGCCGCATTCCAGGACCTGGTTCATCCCGAGGACCGGATCCGCGTGCAGCAGACGATCAACGGAGCCATCCAAGACCGCAGCGCATACGATGTGGAATGCCGCATCCTCCGCCAGGGCTCTCCCGGCGAGGCCTGGATCGCGATCACCGGACAGGTCCTTCCCGATTCCGCCGGCCATCCGCGGCAAATCACTGGCGTGATGTTTGATATCACGGAGCGCAAACAGTCCGACAGCGCCTTGAAAGAAAGCGAAGAGCGGTTCCGCCATCTTTTTGAACAGGCTTCAGACGGGATCGTCACGGCGGACATGAACGGGCAATACCTTGATGTAAACAGCCGCGCATGCCAGATGTTGGGGTATACGCGTGAGGAGCTGTTCGACTTACGGGTCACCGACCTCCTGGATCCGCATGACTCCCCACGCTTGAGAACGATCCAAAGAGAATTGATTCAGGGGCATCGGCATTCCGGAGAATGGAAATTACGCAGAAAAGACGGGGGAACCATTTCCGTCGAAATCAGCGCCAAATTGCAACCGGATCGGCGCTGGCATGCCATTGTGAGAGACATTACCGAACGCAAGCGGGCCGACGCGGGGTTGCGCGAAAGCGAAGCCTATTTTCGCATGTTGGCGGATGCCACTCCGGTGCTGGTCTGGAAGGCCGGAACGGATCGACTCTGTTCCTGGCTTAATCGATCCTGGTTGGAGTATACGGGACGCCGCCTTGATGATGAACTGGGGACCGGACGTACCGATAGTGTTCATCCTGACGACCGGGCCGATTTCATCCGGATCTACACCACGCACTTCTCCCGACAGGAGCCATTCGAACTGGAATATCGGCTGCGTCGGCAGGACGGAACCTACGGATGGATCCTGGACCGCGGCGTCCCGCTGCTCAGCGCCGCCGGAGTGTTCAGCGGGTACCTTGGTGCGGCGCTCGACATCACGGACCGGAAACTGGCCGAAGAACAACTGCAGAAGTGGACGGTGGAACTGGAACAGCGCGTGAACGAACGCACGCAAGCACTCGTACATTCCCAGGCGCGCCTCCGCGCCCTGGCGTCCGATCTCAGCGCCACGGAACAGCAGGAGCGTCGCCGGCTCGCCACGGAGCTGCACGATTACCTCGCGCAGTTGCTGGTCGTCGCCCGCATGAAACTCAGCCAGGCCAGACCGCAGGTGCGTGATCCAAAAACAGAACACCTGCTGGGCGAGGCGGATGAGATGCTGACCCAATCGCTCAACTATACGCGATTTCTTGTGGCCGAACTGAGTCCGCAGGTTCTGTATCAATTCGGCCTGCCTGCCGCACTCAAATGGCTCGCCGGGCAAATGAAATCGCACGGACTGTCCGTCGCGACCCATTGTGAGGTGGACCAGCTTCCGCTCGCTGAAGAAAGCGCCGTGATTTTGTACCAGAGTGTCCGGGAACTCTTGTTCAATGTGGCGAAACACGCAGGCACTGACCAAGCGATGATCACACTCGCTCTGGGTTCGGGCAATCAGGTGATCATTACCGTGTCCGATAAAGGATCCGGCTTTAATCCGGCCATTCTGCAGGACACCGACCGGCAGCATCCGGGACGATTCGGGCTCTTTAACGTTCAGGAACGCATCGAAGCGGTCGGCGGCTGCCTCAGCCTGACATCTGCAGTCGGATCAGGAACCGCCGTTACACTCAGCGCACCTCTCAATCCTCCTTCAGACTCGACTTCCGAATCGAGCATGGCCCTGCCCGAGCCTGTGCCCGATACGCCACATCCTCCTTCGCATCGATTGCGGATCCTTCTGGTCGACGACCATGCGATGGTGCGTCAGGGATTGCGGAGTGTCTTGGAGAGTTACACTGATCTCGAGGTCGTCGGAGAAGCGGGCGACGGGGATGCGGCGATTAGTATTGCCGCCGCGTTAAAACCGGATGTCGTGGTGATGGACATCAACATGCCGAAAATCGACGGCATCGAAGCCACCCGCCATATCCTCAGCGAGCATCCGGATGTCGTGGTGATCGGCCTCTCGGTTCAGAACGAGCGGCATATCGAGGACGCCATGCTCAAGGCCGGGGCCGCAGTCTTTGTCACCAAAGAATGCGCCGCCGGCCAGCTCTACGAAGCCATTGTCAGCACTGTGCGAACCAGGAAGTAACAGTCCTCGCCCTTCATACCGCCGGTGGCCGTCGGCCCATCACCATGCCAATCACCGCCAGGATCACAAATATCACAAAGAGCACATAGGCGATGTGCGTGGCAGTCCCCGCCACCCCTGTGACTCCGAGTACGCCTGCGATCAGCCCAATGACCAAAAATGTCACCGCCCAGCTCAACATGATGGCACCTCATCCTTCCTATAGGTAAAGACACTCGCTCATCTGTCAGAAGCCCCCTTCGAATGGTACGTGTGCTGCGTACCACATGCTCTATGCCCGCAGGAACAACTCCCGGTCGGCGCCGCCGCATTACGACAGGCATCGGAACAAAACTCGCGGCCTTTTTCGGCTTCACACGCACATGAAGGATGCGCGCAGGATTTTTTTCGTATTGCCTCCGACATCGCTTCATCCTTTCCGGCGGCAGGCGCCGCCTCTTCTGCATGAGCTAGAAGCAACGGTGACTACCCATGCCGATCCACTCCACACGATGGGTGAACTATTGACCGTCGGGACTGGGACCGGTGTAAAAATCCCTCAATACCTGCGGCTCTCTCTCGTCGATCCAGGCTTTTTCTACCTGTAGCGGGGCCAGAACCGACTGCCTCACCGATTAATTTGGTTCTCGCGTGATTCTGAACGTCCTCACAGCCTGGTCCATTTCAGCCTAGAAATGGAAGTTGATGCCAACCGTGACCATGTGGCCGTTATCCTGAAATTTTTTGTCGACGATGTTCTGGTCCCGGGACTCAATTTTTTCCAGCCAGATGTACCGGTAGGTGCTGTCAATGGAGACATGTTTGTTGAAGAAAAATTGGAGGCCGCCGCCCGCATGAGCACCAAACCGGTTTTGGGTGTCATCGAAACCGCCCGGCCCCTTGACGGTCGTGTAGTACCAACCACCGCCACCTAATAAAAACGGCGCCAGTCTGGTCGTCCCGAGCGGATAAATCAGAGCCGAAACCTGGACGGGGTATGTATGGACGCGGGTATCACCGATGTCGTTCCGGCGGTAGTCTACGGATCCCTCAAAGGCCAGGTAGCGCGAAGGATGCAGGCGTACTTGTCCCCCCCCGAACCATCGACTTGAACCATCTTTGGGATCGCTATAGGTAGCGCGACCACCGATCGATAACAGACCAATGTCTACCTGCTCGAAGAGCCCCTTATCTTCCGCCGCCGTAGCCTGGAACGGCGCAACCATTCCACCGACCATAAGCAAAGACGCACATAGGCATAACGCTCCCCATAGGACCCGTCGTTTCATTGTCCATCTCCTCCGTGAGTGTAGAACTGTGGCATCGTGCTCAATCGGCTAAGAGTCATTCACCATTTTTCCATCACATACATGACAGGGGCGTGCCGCCGCTTCCTCGGGCCGGGACGCCGCCACCCCTTAGCGATCGACCTTCGCCTGACCGCTCTGCGCATCGACATAGACCTTCTGGGTCTTATTGTTCGAGTCGATGATTTCGACTTCATAGACGGTACGTCCGTCTTCCTTGCCGATCTCGGCCTCAACGGCTCTCCCCGGCACCGCTTTCAGAGCATGCCTGACGGCATCTTCCAGGGTGACCGTCGCTGTGGCCGCCAACTCTTTATTTGTTTCGAAAAGTGCCCACGCCGGACTTGCGATAACTCCGGATAACAGGGCGATCGCGATTAGCTTCTTCATACCAAGTGCTCCTTCTGTGACATGGTGAGGATGTCTGCGTTCAAGGAGTATTTTCACCGCGGGGGCCGCGCCTCTCGTGGCTGAGTCCCCGGCTGCGCCTGTCCCTGCTTCGTATGCCAATCATCGGCCCAGCGCATCACTTCCTCTTTTTTGTTGCCATATCGCTCTTGAATGCGCCCGACAAATTTGTCGTAATCGCCCTCGATCTGAGTGAGATCATCATCCGTGAGTTTTCCCCACTGCTTCTTGACCTCTCCCTTGAACTGCACCCATTTCCCTTTAAATTGATCTGAATTCATTGCGATCCTCCCTGTTGATGTGTCCTCGCCGCAGAAGGTATAGCGCCTCCGCGACTCCGTTGCCGGGCGGCGTCTCTCAACACCCGCTGGAACGGCGATCGAAACGCAAGACCGTTCTTTCCACCCCGGTACAACACGACTGTGCTTCCGTCAGCGCTTTCCCTGACTATCACGACGACCTTGGCTTTGACTCCGGAGTGTTTCATCTGCGCCTTGCGATAGTTGTCCATAGCTCTTATATCCCCGAACAGACAAACGGAAGGCTGGACATACCCCTAGTTTTAAAAGGGACGATCCCTAGAACATTTTTATCTACGTAATAGTTCTCGCCTTGATCAGAGGGTATGATATTTGGCCGGAGTGACGACATGACCGCGGAGCGCACGAGAAGAGGGTCGCGGAAAGGAGTGATTGAAGCCTCTTTATGACTCTAGCCCGGCGTAGAAACGACCAGGGATGGCCTCGGATCGCGCTGAGGTCGTGTAGGGTGCCCCTGTCCTACGCGTCGAAATGTTCCGGCACATCCGGATGGCGCGCCGTGAAACCGTTACCAAGCACTTCCCATCTCATAGGATCAACCAACAGTTTGGCAGGAATGAACAGGTGAAAGGCCGCAGGCTCTTACAGCCTTTTTATGCGGGATTCATACTGGAGGCGGGGGCACCCCGCCGGCAGGCAGACATGCCGGGTTTGATTGGTCCGTTTCTCTAGCCGAATCCGCCGGGATTCCTGTGAAGCGTCCGGTCCATCAGAAGGCATCGTTCTACCAACGTGGCATTTTCAGAGGACCGGGCGGAATCCACCCCTTGCCCATCCCACATGGCTCCCGGCGGACAGGGACGGCCCGGCCATACCTTCATATCATCTTTCATCTCCAAGGATTGTGGATCGCCTCGTCATCGCGACATTACTTCAAGAGACTGACCAAATCCTCGGCATGTTCCTCTTCCTTCATCAGGATAGTTTCGAGCAGCCGCCTGGTGGTAGGATCATCGCTGCCGACGAAGGCGATCATGTCGCGATAACTCTCGATCGCAATCCGCTCCGCGATGAGATCTTCTTTGATCATCTCTTCGAGGTCATCGCCCTCCGCATATTCCGAGTGGCTGCGCGACGACAAGCCGTCTGGAGAAAGATTCGGTTCCCCGCCTAGCTGGACGATTCGCTCCGCGAGTTCATCCGCATGAGCCTGTTCCTCGACGGCATGAGCAAGGAATTCAGCTTTGACGCTTTCCGCATTCATGCCCTCCGCCATAAAATAATGCCGCCTGTACCGCAGCACACAAACAATTTCCGTCGCCAGCGCTTCATTCAACAATTTGATGACCGTCTCGCGATCCGCTTTGTAATCAAACGTCAAGGCTCCGTCTTCGATATGCTGGCGGGCACGTTTCCTAATGGTCTTCACATCCTTGATGATGGATGCTTTTGGCTTTCCTGTTTTCATATCGCCTCCTTTCACAACTCAACGCACGTGAGAGCACAATCCTGTGGCAGTTCAGCGCAAGAAGTCTACGCGTACGTGGGCCAGGCCGATTCGAGTCCCAATTCCGTCATCGGACTTCGGTCATTCCTCCTCCGCGTGACCATTCGCGCCTGCCTCCCGGATATCGTCACGCAGGCAGCGATCGAAAGAATCCATACCAAATTTCTACCGAGGTGCTCGGCGTACCACGAAAAATGGTGTCATCGCGACCTCCTCTCTCCGCGTCAAACTTTGCGCTCACAGTAAAAGAATAGGACAGAGAGACGTACTAGGCACATCCCTGGGGACCATGGGGGTTTCACCCGGACGAGGCGCCGTAAGGGTCTCTGAGGAGGACAGGACTGTAGATCGGCAAGACACCGGAATCCTGATTGATTCCGGATTCCCAATGCAGATGTGCCTGCGGCCGCATTGGCCCCGCTTCAGCAATAGCACGAAGACTCATCACTTTTCCCCCGCACGCTCGTCATCCGCCCGGCCTCTAGCGCTCGTTAGACCGTTTGCGGACGATCCTCATGCACCGTGATCAGTAGCCGTCCATAGTGAACGGGCTTGTCAGGGTCTCTTGTGTAATGGCTTTTATCCTCTCCGATCGAAATCAGGCTTAGCGGAAGCGTGAGATGTTGCCTGTAATGCGGGAAGGCCGTTTCAAGCAACATGGTCACGGTTTGACCATCGCACTCGATGACCTCCGCATTGAGATCATGTTCATCCTGAAAATCTACGGTCACCCGCTCTTCAGGATTGATCCATTGTCGAATGCTTGCCGCCTTTTCCAGAGATTCCATACGCTGCCTCCATGTCGTGGCTTGCCGACGATCGTCTCCTGCGATCGTCTTTCGCCATCGACAACGCTGTTCTCCCATGAACTCCGGGGCTCGCCCACTGGCACTTTCTCTAGGTCCCCCCCCGTGCCGCATTTCCATCCGGACATGCCATCCATAGGCCTTCCCAGGCGCCAGTTGCGGTACAGGAGGGTCAACCGGTTGTGGCGGAACGGGTGGAGGAAAAGGATCCGGCGGAAATGGACCCGGGCCGGGATCCTGATTAGGATTCGGCTCCTGGAGCGAAGTGGGATCGGGTCGATTCGCAGAGAAACGGCTCTGAAAAAAAGATGTTCATACAGCGCCTTTCCTTCAGCGTGAAATGGAAATGGATGACAAGCCCGCTTGAAGCCTCTCTTCGACCATGTTCCATCCGATGTTGCTGAAAAACGATTCGATATACTGTTTGCGCTCGCCGGGTTGATAGTCCAGAAGGTAGGCGTGTTCCCATACGTCCATGACGAGAATGGGCAAAAAACCCGCCACGTTTCCCTGTTCATGCAACGACACCCAATGGTTGGAGACAAGCCCCCTCGCGGGGTCCACATTACAGACCGCCCATCCCACCCCGCGCATCATTCCCACACTGCAGAAGTCCGCCTTCCAGCGCTCGTAGCCGCCGAACGTGCGCTCCACTGCTCTATTGAAGGCCGAGCCCTCCGGGGGCCGCTTTGCTCCTCCCCGACGAAGATTCCCAAAATAATATTCATGCAGCACCATTCCGTTGAATTCAAATCCCAGCCTGCGCGTCAGATCGGAATAGGCCGGCACTTGTTCGTGATCGAGGTCCCCGCGCGCCATGAGCTCGGACAATTGATCGCGCAGTTCGTTGGCCGCTTTGACATAACCCTCATAGAGACCGAAGTGGACTCGGAGCGTTTCATCTGAGATACCGGACAAACCGAACAGATCATAACTCCTGGCTCGATACGGTTGAGTCGCGGCCATA harbors:
- a CDS encoding PAS domain S-box protein, with translation MTSVLLTLQRLVPSAAGLAIGFPVFAFLCWAYNPALFSNLLPSTGTVKPMTMAAVLFCGISLWLQADEQAVTRTKRRLAQGFAGLACLLAALTMVEYLLSTDLGIDLWFTTIPDWAVDSHPGRMAPATAFAILMLGLALFRIDSNHTNHENASHYLALLGGTVGAIALVGYLYRVQTLYKVGTSNTISIFSAALLLTLGLGILSARPNRGFMSTLTSEHLGAVMLRRLLPFAIALPILAGWIRIAAQRSGRYDFNFGVALAVAGVMLIMLAFLWFLAGNLNRTDRQKKHILQILQQREARHRLALKAGRMGTFHQDLDRQTLVFSPELESIFGLPAMTFGSTFAAFQDLVHPEDRIRVQQTINGAIQDRSAYDVECRILRQGSPGEAWIAITGQVLPDSAGHPRQITGVMFDITERKQSDSALKESEERFRHLFEQASDGIVTADMNGQYLDVNSRACQMLGYTREELFDLRVTDLLDPHDSPRLRTIQRELIQGHRHSGEWKLRRKDGGTISVEISAKLQPDRRWHAIVRDITERKRADAGLRESEAYFRMLADATPVLVWKAGTDRLCSWLNRSWLEYTGRRLDDELGTGRTDSVHPDDRADFIRIYTTHFSRQEPFELEYRLRRQDGTYGWILDRGVPLLSAAGVFSGYLGAALDITDRKLAEEQLQKWTVELEQRVNERTQALVHSQARLRALASDLSATEQQERRRLATELHDYLAQLLVVARMKLSQARPQVRDPKTEHLLGEADEMLTQSLNYTRFLVAELSPQVLYQFGLPAALKWLAGQMKSHGLSVATHCEVDQLPLAEESAVILYQSVRELLFNVAKHAGTDQAMITLALGSGNQVIITVSDKGSGFNPAILQDTDRQHPGRFGLFNVQERIEAVGGCLSLTSAVGSGTAVTLSAPLNPPSDSTSESSMALPEPVPDTPHPPSHRLRILLVDDHAMVRQGLRSVLESYTDLEVVGEAGDGDAAISIAAALKPDVVVMDINMPKIDGIEATRHILSEHPDVVVIGLSVQNERHIEDAMLKAGAAVFVTKECAAGQLYEAIVSTVRTRK
- a CDS encoding DUF1328 domain-containing protein: MLSWAVTFLVIGLIAGVLGVTGVAGTATHIAYVLFVIFVILAVIGMVMGRRPPAV
- a CDS encoding outer membrane beta-barrel protein yields the protein MKRRVLWGALCLCASLLMVGGMVAPFQATAAEDKGLFEQVDIGLLSIGGRATYSDPKDGSSRWFGGGQVRLHPSRYLAFEGSVDYRRNDIGDTRVHTYPVQVSALIYPLGTTRLAPFLLGGGGWYYTTVKGPGGFDDTQNRFGAHAGGGLQFFFNKHVSIDSTYRYIWLEKIESRDQNIVDKKFQDNGHMVTVGINFHF
- a CDS encoding peptidase M4 — protein: MKKLIAIALLSGVIASPAWALFETNKELAATATVTLEDAVRHALKAVPGRAVEAEIGKEDGRTVYEVEIIDSNNKTQKVYVDAQSGQAKVDR
- a CDS encoding CsbD family protein, which produces MNSDQFKGKWVQFKGEVKKQWGKLTDDDLTQIEGDYDKFVGRIQERYGNKKEEVMRWADDWHTKQGQAQPGTQPREARPPR
- a CDS encoding bacterioferritin, giving the protein MKTGKPKASIIKDVKTIRKRARQHIEDGALTFDYKADRETVIKLLNEALATEIVCVLRYRRHYFMAEGMNAESVKAEFLAHAVEEQAHADELAERIVQLGGEPNLSPDGLSSRSHSEYAEGDDLEEMIKEDLIAERIAIESYRDMIAFVGSDDPTTRRLLETILMKEEEHAEDLVSLLK
- a CDS encoding superoxide dismutase, whose protein sequence is MAATQPYRARSYDLFGLSGISDETLRVHFGLYEGYVKAANELRDQLSELMARGDLDHEQVPAYSDLTRRLGFEFNGMVLHEYYFGNLRRGGAKRPPEGSAFNRAVERTFGGYERWKADFCSVGMMRGVGWAVCNVDPARGLVSNHWVSLHEQGNVAGFLPILVMDVWEHAYLLDYQPGERKQYIESFFSNIGWNMVEERLQAGLSSISISR